Proteins from a genomic interval of Oncorhynchus nerka isolate Pitt River linkage group LG13, Oner_Uvic_2.0, whole genome shotgun sequence:
- the LOC115121352 gene encoding ubiquitin-associated domain-containing protein 1-like isoform X1, which translates to MFVQEEKIFAGKILKIHICTMEGTEWLEEVTEDTTIEKLKEKCLKHYVHGSLEDPKTLTHHKLVHAATERILMETKTVSDENLKDKDVLLLIKKRPPPPPPKMADISAEEKKKQDNKAPDKEAILKATAGLSTRHTDRTVTQHNIRDEIPLRSEDLIPTGDLFQTELRKILVSLIEVAQKLLALNPDAVELFKKANAMLDEDDEDRVDETALQQLTEMGFPESRAIKALRLNHMSVTQAMEWLIEHVDDPTVDTPLPGQDTPGAVGATAPPLVHSISASAFRPSLLRTLSQTSTDDAVTGARQDELTEIFKRIRRKREFRPDSRAVIALMEMGFDEKEVVDALRVNNNQQDAACEWLLGDRKPSPEDLDKGIDTNSPLFQAILENPVVQLGLTNPKTLLAFEDMLENPLNSTQWMNDPETGPVMLQISRIFQTLNRT; encoded by the exons ATGTTTGTGCAAGAAGAGAAGATATTCGCTGGAAAAATATTAAAAATCCATATTTGTACAATGGAGGGTACGGAGTGGTTGGAAGAAGTTACAGAGGATACCACTATTGAAAAACTCAAAGAGAAGTGCTTGAAAcat TATGTACATGGAAGTCTTGAAGACCCCAAAACACTCACACACCACAAACTTGTCCATGCTGCCACAGAGAGGATCCTCATGGAAACAAAAACAGTTTCAGATGAAAATTTAAAAGATAAAG ATGTACTTCTACTGATAAAGAAGAGACCACCGCCACCCCCTCCGAAAATGGCGGATATATCTGCAGAGGaaaag AAGAAGCAAGATAACAAGGCTCCAGATAAGGAAGCTATCCTGAAGGCCACCGCTGGTCTGTCCACCCGCCACACTGACCGCACTGTCACCCAGCACAACATCAGAGAC gaaaTCCCATTGAGGTCAGAAGACCTCATTCCCACGGGAGACCTG TTTCAGACGGAACTTAGGAAAATCCTTGTCTCTCTCATTGAAGTGGCCCAGAAGCTTCTCGCATTGAATCCTGATGCTGTGGAGCTCTTCAAAAAGGCCAATG CCATGCtggatgaggatgatgaggacCGGGTGGATGAGACGGCCCTTCAGCAGCTGACTGAGATGGGATTCCCTGAGAGCAGAGCCATCAAAGCTCTCAGACTCAATCA catgtcggTGACCCAGGCCATGGAGTGGCTGATTGAGCACGTAGATGACCCCACGGTGGACACCCCCCTGCCTGGCCAGGACACCCCAGGAGCAGTAGGGGCAACAGCTCCCCCCCTGGTCCATTCTATCTCGGCCTCCGCCTTCCGTCCCAGCCTCCTCCGCACCCTCTCCCAGACCAGCACAGACGACGCTGTCACCGGAGCCAGGCAGGATGAGCTCACTGAGATCTTCAAGAGAATCCGAAGGAAAAGAGAGTTCAGGCCCGACTCACGG GCAGTCATTGCTTTAATGGAGATGGGTTTCGATGAGAAGGAGGTGGTCGATGCTCTGAGAGTCAACAACAACCAACAGGACGCTGCG TGTGAGTGGCTGCTGGGGGACAGGAAGCCGTCTCCAGAGGACCTGGATAAGGGCATCGACACCAACAGTCCTCTGTTCCAGGCCATCCTGGAGAACCCCGTGGTCCAGCTGGGCCTCACCAACCCCAAAACACTGCTGG CGTTTGAGGACATGTTGGAGAACCCTCTGAACAGCACCCAGTGGATGAACGACCCTGAGACTGGGCCTGTCATGCTGCAGATCTCCAGAATCTTCCAGACACTCAACCGCACGTAG
- the LOC115121352 gene encoding ubiquitin-associated domain-containing protein 1-like isoform X2, translating to MFVQEEKIFAGKILKIHICTMEGTEWLEEVTEDTTIEKLKEKCLKHYVHGSLEDPKTLTHHKLVHAATERILMETKTVSDENLKDKDVLLLIKKRPPPPPPKMADISAEEKKKQDNKAPDKEAILKATAGLSTRHTDRTVTQHNIRDFQTELRKILVSLIEVAQKLLALNPDAVELFKKANAMLDEDDEDRVDETALQQLTEMGFPESRAIKALRLNHMSVTQAMEWLIEHVDDPTVDTPLPGQDTPGAVGATAPPLVHSISASAFRPSLLRTLSQTSTDDAVTGARQDELTEIFKRIRRKREFRPDSRAVIALMEMGFDEKEVVDALRVNNNQQDAACEWLLGDRKPSPEDLDKGIDTNSPLFQAILENPVVQLGLTNPKTLLAFEDMLENPLNSTQWMNDPETGPVMLQISRIFQTLNRT from the exons ATGTTTGTGCAAGAAGAGAAGATATTCGCTGGAAAAATATTAAAAATCCATATTTGTACAATGGAGGGTACGGAGTGGTTGGAAGAAGTTACAGAGGATACCACTATTGAAAAACTCAAAGAGAAGTGCTTGAAAcat TATGTACATGGAAGTCTTGAAGACCCCAAAACACTCACACACCACAAACTTGTCCATGCTGCCACAGAGAGGATCCTCATGGAAACAAAAACAGTTTCAGATGAAAATTTAAAAGATAAAG ATGTACTTCTACTGATAAAGAAGAGACCACCGCCACCCCCTCCGAAAATGGCGGATATATCTGCAGAGGaaaag AAGAAGCAAGATAACAAGGCTCCAGATAAGGAAGCTATCCTGAAGGCCACCGCTGGTCTGTCCACCCGCCACACTGACCGCACTGTCACCCAGCACAACATCAGAGAC TTTCAGACGGAACTTAGGAAAATCCTTGTCTCTCTCATTGAAGTGGCCCAGAAGCTTCTCGCATTGAATCCTGATGCTGTGGAGCTCTTCAAAAAGGCCAATG CCATGCtggatgaggatgatgaggacCGGGTGGATGAGACGGCCCTTCAGCAGCTGACTGAGATGGGATTCCCTGAGAGCAGAGCCATCAAAGCTCTCAGACTCAATCA catgtcggTGACCCAGGCCATGGAGTGGCTGATTGAGCACGTAGATGACCCCACGGTGGACACCCCCCTGCCTGGCCAGGACACCCCAGGAGCAGTAGGGGCAACAGCTCCCCCCCTGGTCCATTCTATCTCGGCCTCCGCCTTCCGTCCCAGCCTCCTCCGCACCCTCTCCCAGACCAGCACAGACGACGCTGTCACCGGAGCCAGGCAGGATGAGCTCACTGAGATCTTCAAGAGAATCCGAAGGAAAAGAGAGTTCAGGCCCGACTCACGG GCAGTCATTGCTTTAATGGAGATGGGTTTCGATGAGAAGGAGGTGGTCGATGCTCTGAGAGTCAACAACAACCAACAGGACGCTGCG TGTGAGTGGCTGCTGGGGGACAGGAAGCCGTCTCCAGAGGACCTGGATAAGGGCATCGACACCAACAGTCCTCTGTTCCAGGCCATCCTGGAGAACCCCGTGGTCCAGCTGGGCCTCACCAACCCCAAAACACTGCTGG CGTTTGAGGACATGTTGGAGAACCCTCTGAACAGCACCCAGTGGATGAACGACCCTGAGACTGGGCCTGTCATGCTGCAGATCTCCAGAATCTTCCAGACACTCAACCGCACGTAG